The proteins below are encoded in one region of Candidatus Bathyarchaeota archaeon A05DMB-5:
- a CDS encoding GNAT family N-acetyltransferase: MLRVKKMTPEDFEFAVRITDTQGWNFVEEDFKFMTVLEPEGCFVLFDDSKRIGIVTSIGFDKLGWLGNLIVEEKYRRKGAGALLVKSVIEYLSSRNINNVGLYAYADTIPFYEKLGFKYDSDFIVLEGKAFTASVESGLRVAEEEDFQRIVDYDSYWFGASRKKLLHAILRNSSNPCYLSVEGECIVGYAVAKVYDGIAEIGPLMCLREREVVAIDLLKAILNKLAGSEVSLCLPKKESAIINFLMHSGFTERFRVARMFLKPFNAKDCFYLAESLERG; encoded by the coding sequence ATGTTACGCGTTAAGAAAATGACGCCGGAAGATTTCGAATTTGCTGTTCGCATTACAGACACGCAAGGCTGGAATTTTGTAGAAGAAGACTTCAAATTTATGACAGTTTTAGAGCCGGAAGGCTGCTTTGTACTGTTTGACGATTCAAAGAGAATAGGAATTGTCACGTCGATAGGCTTTGACAAGCTTGGCTGGCTTGGAAACCTAATAGTGGAAGAAAAATATCGAAGGAAAGGCGCAGGTGCGCTACTTGTTAAAAGCGTAATTGAATATCTTTCAAGCAGGAATATAAACAATGTTGGTTTATACGCGTATGCCGACACAATACCCTTCTACGAGAAACTCGGTTTCAAATACGATTCAGACTTCATTGTTCTCGAAGGAAAAGCCTTTACAGCGTCGGTTGAGTCTGGTTTGAGAGTGGCGGAAGAAGAAGATTTTCAAAGAATCGTCGATTATGATTCTTACTGGTTTGGTGCTTCTCGAAAAAAATTGCTCCATGCGATTTTGCGTAATTCCAGTAATCCATGTTATTTGTCAGTTGAAGGTGAGTGTATAGTTGGATATGCCGTGGCGAAAGTTTACGATGGAATAGCTGAAATAGGACCGTTAATGTGTTTAAGAGAGCGAGAGGTTGTGGCGATTGACCTTTTGAAAGCCATCCTTAACAAACTCGCTGGCTCTGAAGTTTCTTTGTGCTTGCCCAAAAAAGAGTCAGCAATAATCAATTTTCTTATGCACTCCGGGTTCACAGAGCGGTTTCGTGTGGCAAGAATGTTTTTAAAACCCTTCAATGCTAAAGACTGCTTCTACTTGGCAGAGTCTCTGGAGCGAGGTTGA
- a CDS encoding oxidoreductase produces MAKNKLKLAFYWAASCGGCEIAVLDINEKILDVIQIADIVFWPVAMDIKYKDVEAMPDKNIDVCFFNGGIRNSEQEHLAKLLRQKSKILIAYGACAHLGGVPGLANLANKKEIFEKVYFKTFSTANSENKTPKPTVHVKEGEVDIPEFYDTVRTLDQVVDVDYYVPGCPPAVERTLFAVEAIAKGELPPKGSVLAPLKSVCDECPRKKENKKISKIYRVYEKTPEPERCLLEQGIICMGPATRGGCGARCLKADMPCTGCGGPCPNTPEQGAAMISALASILGLEEEKEKYTEEDVEKLMSQVKDPIGSFYMYALPASILKRKVMKE; encoded by the coding sequence ATGGCAAAAAACAAGTTGAAACTAGCCTTTTATTGGGCTGCTAGTTGTGGAGGCTGTGAAATCGCTGTTTTGGACATAAACGAGAAAATCCTCGACGTTATACAAATTGCTGACATCGTTTTCTGGCCAGTAGCCATGGACATAAAATACAAAGACGTAGAAGCCATGCCAGACAAAAACATCGACGTCTGCTTCTTCAACGGTGGAATACGCAACTCAGAACAAGAACACCTCGCCAAGCTTTTGCGGCAAAAATCAAAAATCCTAATCGCCTACGGAGCATGCGCCCACCTCGGCGGAGTTCCTGGACTAGCAAACTTAGCTAACAAAAAGGAAATCTTCGAAAAAGTCTATTTCAAGACTTTCTCTACGGCGAACTCAGAAAACAAAACACCAAAACCCACAGTGCATGTTAAAGAGGGAGAAGTTGACATTCCAGAATTTTACGATACAGTCAGAACCTTAGACCAAGTCGTTGACGTTGACTATTACGTTCCAGGCTGTCCACCAGCAGTCGAACGCACATTATTCGCGGTTGAAGCCATAGCCAAAGGCGAGTTACCGCCTAAAGGCTCTGTGCTTGCGCCATTAAAATCAGTCTGTGATGAATGCCCAAGAAAGAAGGAGAACAAGAAAATCTCCAAGATATACCGCGTTTACGAAAAAACTCCAGAGCCCGAGCGTTGCTTGCTTGAACAAGGAATAATCTGCATGGGACCCGCGACCAGAGGCGGATGCGGCGCCAGATGCTTAAAAGCTGACATGCCATGTACTGGCTGTGGCGGTCCATGTCCCAACACGCCCGAGCAAGGCGCAGCTATGATCAGTGCTTTAGCTTCAATTCTCGGGTTGGAAGAAGAGAAGGAAAAGTACACGGAAGAGGATGTTGAAAAGCTCATGAGTCAAGTTAAAGACCCAATTGGGTCGTTCTACATGTACGCTTTGCCAGCGTCCATTTTGAAGAGGAAGGTGATGAAAGAATGA
- a CDS encoding succinate dehydrogenase/fumarate reductase flavoprotein subunit has translation MEKNVHDIVIVGAGLAGLRAAVAAAEISNKLDIAVISKHHPLRSHSVCAQGGTAAVMREKDSFDLHAFDTVKGADYLADQDAVEFFVRQAPKEIVITEHWGCPWSRTPDGKINQRPFGGHSFPRACFAADMTGFHEMHAIYGKAITYGNVKFYDEWFATSLVVENNTAVGLTAINMTTGDMHAFSAKAIIMATGGHERIYEFTTFSHTTTGDGMAMAYRAGAPLEDMEFVQFHPTGLVPSGVLITEGARGEGGYLINANGERFMKKYAPEKMELAPRDVVSRAEQTEILEGRGLEGPYGPYIALDLRHLGEEKINERLPLIRDVAIKLGGVDPVKEPIPIRPAAHYSMGGIKANIKTETSIAGLYAAGECSCISVHGANRLGTNSTAECLVFGAVAGEEAAKYALKNSVHEIPKEKLLAEEKRVFDGILGSEGSERVPAIRDEMRRTMNEKVWIYRRGDQLQTAMKEIRGLKERFRHVKVEDKDKPFNTGFLSALQLDFMLDLAEVTIASALPRTESRGAHSRVDYPKRDDQNWLKHTLAYCTKDGPRLEYIPVTITKWSPVARTY, from the coding sequence ATGGAAAAAAACGTTCACGACATAGTTATAGTCGGAGCTGGCTTAGCAGGTTTAAGAGCAGCGGTTGCCGCGGCAGAAATCAGCAACAAGCTGGATATCGCCGTAATTTCAAAGCATCACCCATTAAGGTCACATTCTGTTTGTGCACAAGGCGGAACAGCCGCGGTCATGCGTGAAAAAGACTCCTTTGACCTGCACGCGTTTGACACTGTGAAAGGCGCTGACTACCTTGCAGACCAAGACGCTGTGGAATTTTTTGTTAGGCAAGCACCAAAAGAAATCGTAATAACTGAGCATTGGGGATGCCCATGGAGCCGCACACCAGACGGAAAAATAAACCAACGACCATTCGGTGGACACTCGTTCCCAAGAGCCTGCTTTGCAGCAGACATGACGGGTTTTCATGAAATGCACGCGATATATGGAAAAGCAATAACCTATGGTAATGTGAAATTTTACGATGAATGGTTCGCAACTTCACTTGTAGTAGAAAACAATACTGCGGTTGGACTAACAGCCATAAACATGACAACCGGCGACATGCACGCATTCTCTGCAAAAGCCATCATTATGGCAACAGGAGGACACGAACGCATTTACGAATTCACAACGTTCTCGCACACAACAACGGGCGATGGAATGGCAATGGCATACCGCGCTGGCGCGCCATTAGAAGATATGGAATTCGTACAATTTCATCCCACAGGTTTGGTTCCCTCAGGCGTTCTAATCACTGAAGGCGCCCGAGGCGAAGGAGGATACTTGATTAATGCTAATGGCGAACGCTTCATGAAGAAATATGCGCCGGAAAAAATGGAGTTAGCTCCGCGTGATGTTGTTTCAAGAGCAGAACAGACAGAAATTCTGGAAGGACGCGGACTTGAAGGACCCTATGGACCTTACATAGCTCTAGACCTTAGACATTTAGGTGAAGAAAAAATCAACGAGCGGTTGCCGCTAATTCGCGATGTCGCAATAAAACTTGGCGGCGTAGACCCAGTTAAGGAACCAATACCAATACGACCAGCAGCACACTATTCTATGGGAGGAATCAAAGCCAACATAAAAACTGAAACGTCCATAGCCGGCTTATACGCTGCAGGCGAATGCTCATGCATAAGCGTGCACGGCGCGAACAGGCTTGGCACAAACTCAACCGCTGAATGCCTCGTGTTCGGAGCAGTTGCAGGCGAAGAAGCCGCAAAGTACGCGTTGAAAAACAGTGTTCACGAGATTCCTAAAGAAAAATTGTTGGCAGAAGAAAAGAGAGTTTTCGACGGAATATTAGGAAGCGAAGGCAGCGAGAGAGTTCCAGCAATCCGTGATGAAATGCGTCGTACAATGAACGAGAAGGTGTGGATATACCGTAGGGGCGACCAACTTCAAACAGCCATGAAAGAAATAAGAGGGCTAAAGGAAAGGTTTAGGCATGTAAAGGTTGAGGATAAAGACAAGCCGTTCAACACTGGATTCTTGTCCGCGCTACAGCTTGATTTTATGTTAGATTTGGCAGAAGTAACAATAGCCAGCGCGCTTCCACGAACAGAATCGCGAGGCGCTCATTCACGGGTTGACTATCCAAAACGTGATGACCAAAACTGGCTCAAGCACACATTAGCTTATTGCACAAAGGATGGACCCAGACTTGAGTACATTCCAGTCACAATAACTAAGTGGTCGCCGGTTGCCAGAACCTATTAG
- the sdhB gene encoding succinate dehydrogenase iron-sulfur subunit → MSIEVEKIVEFRISRYDPESKRRYVSTYKVPIRKGTTVLDALLYIKDNLDETLSFRQSCRMGICGDCAVNINGKPMLACYTQVLHLDADSLTIEPLSNLPVIKDLVVDIQPFFEKYKKIRTVLIKPEETFKQPNEFAQTPEELKKFWDLTLCIKCSICYSACPAAIDERFLGPTALTANYRFLTDSRDNGLNERLKPMADNIWLCTQCNSCTLFCPKLVSCANAILDDHCFLIEAGNLPRTVKDVLESVYKYHNPMGTHQSKRMDWAEGLNVKTFPNVSKADVLLFTCCSTTFDIRNREIAKTMAQMLNSLGVDYATLGAEEWCCGDHMLRMGEKGLFEELAMHNIDMFKKFNAGKIITLSPHCYNTFKNDKPYADEKLNVQHYTQYLADAIKQGKIKPTKPVRKKVAYHDPCFLGKRNDEYEAPREILKAIDGLELIEMKRTRQSSFCCGGGAGRVWTEEAPSEKRPCVDRVKEALELGVDVIAVACPFCVTTLEDAVKVLDVENKIVVKDVIELLKEAI, encoded by the coding sequence ATGAGCATTGAAGTTGAGAAAATTGTTGAATTTAGAATAAGCAGATATGACCCGGAAAGCAAAAGGCGTTACGTGTCCACATATAAAGTGCCGATTCGCAAAGGAACAACAGTGCTTGACGCGTTGCTCTACATAAAAGACAACTTGGATGAAACATTATCTTTTAGGCAGTCGTGTAGAATGGGAATCTGCGGAGACTGCGCAGTCAACATCAACGGAAAACCCATGTTGGCATGCTACACGCAAGTGCTACATTTAGACGCTGACTCGTTGACAATTGAGCCGCTTTCAAACCTGCCAGTAATCAAAGATCTTGTTGTTGATATTCAACCCTTCTTCGAGAAATATAAGAAAATAAGAACTGTTTTGATAAAGCCAGAGGAAACATTCAAACAACCCAACGAGTTTGCGCAAACGCCAGAGGAGCTTAAGAAGTTCTGGGATTTAACACTGTGCATTAAATGTTCAATCTGTTATTCAGCATGCCCAGCCGCAATAGACGAAAGATTCCTAGGACCCACCGCATTAACTGCCAATTACAGATTCCTCACAGACTCAAGGGACAACGGCTTAAACGAGCGTTTAAAGCCCATGGCGGACAACATATGGCTTTGCACTCAATGCAACTCATGCACATTGTTCTGTCCAAAACTGGTGAGCTGCGCAAACGCGATACTTGACGACCACTGCTTCTTGATTGAGGCAGGAAACCTTCCACGAACAGTCAAAGACGTTCTTGAAAGCGTCTACAAATATCACAATCCAATGGGAACGCATCAGAGCAAGCGAATGGATTGGGCTGAAGGCTTGAATGTTAAAACGTTTCCAAACGTTTCAAAGGCTGACGTTTTGCTTTTCACGTGTTGCTCAACCACTTTTGACATTAGAAACAGAGAAATCGCCAAAACAATGGCTCAAATGTTAAACAGTTTAGGCGTGGACTATGCAACTTTAGGCGCTGAAGAATGGTGCTGCGGAGACCACATGCTAAGAATGGGCGAGAAAGGACTTTTCGAGGAACTTGCCATGCACAACATTGACATGTTCAAAAAATTCAACGCGGGAAAAATCATCACTTTGTCGCCGCATTGTTACAACACGTTCAAGAATGACAAGCCATACGCTGACGAGAAACTCAACGTGCAACACTACACGCAATACTTGGCAGACGCGATTAAGCAAGGCAAGATAAAACCAACAAAACCCGTGAGAAAAAAAGTCGCATATCACGACCCGTGCTTCTTAGGCAAACGCAACGATGAATACGAGGCGCCACGAGAAATCTTGAAGGCAATTGACGGGTTAGAGCTTATTGAAATGAAGCGAACAAGACAGAGCAGTTTCTGTTGCGGTGGCGGCGCTGGAAGAGTTTGGACTGAAGAGGCACCTTCAGAAAAGAGACCGTGCGTGGACAGAGTTAAAGAGGCTTTGGAACTTGGCGTTGACGTTATCGCAGTTGCATGCCCATTCTGTGTGACGACTTTGGAAGATGCTGTTAAAGTGTTAGATGTAGAGAACAAGATTGTAGTCAAAGACGTCATAGAGCTTTTAAAAGAAGCAATTTAA
- a CDS encoding Ni/Fe hydrogenase subunit alpha produces the protein MKKILIDPITRLEGHGKISIFLNDKGDVENAYLQVPELRGFERFCVGRKAEDMPLLTSRICGVCPVAHHMAGTKALDAAFNVEPPSAAKKLRELMYCGYFIYDHTLHFYYLGGPDFVVGPDAPPEKRNVIGVIEKAGLEIGKEVIKHRAYGQRITELIGGKATHPVCGLPGGMSKPLKEEERQEIEKMAESSVKFAQFSLKLFHDIVLGNSKYVDLIKSDAYTLKTYYMGTVDDNNKVNFYDGKVRVVDPAGKEFVKFEPKDYLNHISERVEEWTYVKFPYLKKVGWKGYVDGADSGVYRVGPLGRLNASEGMATPLAQEEYKVMYETLGGKPIHSTLAFHWARLIELLYAAEHALELSRDPEITSKEVRNKPSEPGEGVGIVEAARGTLIHHYMLDKDALIKDVNLIVATTNNAPAINMSIRDAAKGLIQGDKVDQGVLNMVEMAFRAYDPCFGCATHFAVGQMPMTIEIYDNEKKLLRTVQR, from the coding sequence ATGAAGAAGATACTAATAGACCCAATAACTCGGCTTGAAGGTCACGGAAAGATATCCATATTCCTAAATGACAAGGGCGACGTGGAAAACGCTTATTTGCAAGTTCCAGAACTTCGAGGCTTTGAAAGATTCTGTGTGGGAAGAAAAGCTGAGGACATGCCACTTTTGACAAGCAGAATCTGTGGCGTATGTCCAGTTGCACATCACATGGCTGGAACAAAAGCTTTGGACGCCGCGTTTAATGTTGAGCCGCCATCTGCAGCTAAAAAGCTCCGAGAACTCATGTACTGTGGCTACTTCATTTACGACCACACACTGCACTTCTACTATCTCGGCGGACCAGACTTTGTTGTTGGTCCAGACGCTCCGCCAGAAAAGAGAAACGTCATAGGCGTGATTGAGAAGGCTGGATTAGAAATCGGCAAAGAAGTCATTAAGCATAGGGCTTATGGGCAAAGAATAACTGAGTTAATCGGTGGAAAAGCCACGCATCCAGTCTGCGGATTGCCTGGTGGAATGTCCAAACCTTTGAAAGAAGAGGAAAGGCAAGAAATCGAAAAAATGGCTGAATCCTCTGTAAAGTTTGCTCAGTTCTCATTGAAACTGTTTCACGACATTGTCCTGGGAAACAGCAAATATGTGGACTTGATTAAAAGCGACGCTTACACATTGAAAACTTATTACATGGGCACAGTGGACGATAACAACAAAGTCAACTTTTACGACGGAAAAGTCCGCGTTGTCGACCCTGCTGGCAAAGAATTCGTCAAATTTGAACCAAAGGATTACTTAAACCACATCTCTGAACGTGTAGAAGAATGGACCTACGTGAAATTTCCATACTTGAAGAAGGTCGGCTGGAAAGGCTACGTGGACGGCGCAGACAGTGGCGTTTACCGTGTTGGACCACTTGGGCGACTCAACGCTTCTGAAGGCATGGCTACACCACTTGCACAAGAAGAGTATAAAGTCATGTACGAAACTCTCGGTGGAAAACCAATTCACTCAACCTTGGCTTTTCACTGGGCACGATTAATTGAGCTTCTATACGCTGCCGAACACGCTTTGGAGCTGAGCAGAGACCCAGAAATAACAAGCAAAGAAGTGCGCAACAAACCAAGTGAGCCGGGTGAAGGTGTGGGAATAGTTGAGGCTGCGAGAGGCACGCTGATTCACCACTATATGTTGGACAAGGATGCTTTGATTAAAGACGTGAACCTCATTGTCGCAACAACCAACAACGCTCCCGCAATAAACATGTCAATCCGCGACGCAGCCAAAGGCTTGATTCAAGGTGACAAGGTTGACCAGGGCGTGCTTAACATGGTTGAAATGGCTTTCAGAGCTTACGACCCGTGTTTTGGATGCGCCACACACTTTGCTGTAGGACAAATGCCGATGACAATAGAAATCTACGATAACGAAAAGAAGCTGCTCCGAACGGTGCAGCGGTAA
- a CDS encoding hydrogenase 3 maturation endopeptidase HyCI, which yields MSKRSYDIKKELKKWLSDAKKIVVAGIGNPIRMDDYVGVKIVQELRGKVSDNVLLIECETVPENFLQQIVDFNPSHVLLIDAAVLGLKPGESQLINPEQLKNFPAYTTHMLPLRIFCEYLAKTAKAKIALLLIEPKKTDFGEGLTPEIEASAQDIVCVVLSLCI from the coding sequence TTGTCAAAAAGAAGCTATGACATCAAAAAAGAGTTAAAGAAATGGCTTTCCGACGCCAAGAAAATCGTTGTAGCGGGAATTGGAAACCCAATCCGCATGGACGACTACGTTGGAGTTAAGATTGTTCAAGAGTTGCGTGGAAAAGTTTCAGATAACGTTCTTTTGATTGAGTGTGAAACTGTTCCGGAGAATTTTCTTCAGCAAATAGTAGATTTTAACCCCTCACATGTTCTATTAATTGACGCAGCGGTTTTAGGCTTAAAACCCGGCGAATCACAACTCATAAATCCAGAACAGTTAAAAAATTTTCCTGCGTACACGACACATATGCTTCCGCTGCGAATTTTCTGCGAATATCTTGCTAAGACAGCAAAAGCAAAAATTGCTCTTCTCTTAATAGAGCCTAAAAAAACTGATTTTGGAGAAGGATTAACTCCGGAAATTGAGGCGTCTGCACAAGACATTGTCTGTGTTGTTCTTTCGCTTTGTATTTGA
- a CDS encoding MBL fold metallo-hydrolase gives MFFRQIKQRGDNFSYIIADETTKEAAVIDSSFNTDAILRVLNNQNFSLKYIINTHSHSDHTASNEDLKACCGGKIVAHKLAKINKDISVDEGDILTVGKITIRVIYTPGHTRDSICLLADGKLFTGDTLFVGECGRTDLPGGSSEDIYYSLFTKLMKLDDDVEVYPGHDYGPRPHSTIGDEKRTNYTLEKRTLEEFIEFMES, from the coding sequence ATGTTTTTTCGACAGATAAAACAGCGCGGCGACAACTTCTCCTACATAATCGCAGACGAAACCACAAAAGAAGCTGCTGTTATAGATTCCAGCTTTAATACAGACGCGATACTACGAGTTTTGAATAACCAAAATTTCAGCCTAAAATATATAATTAACACGCACAGCCACAGCGACCACACAGCAAGCAATGAGGATTTAAAGGCTTGTTGTGGCGGCAAGATTGTTGCTCATAAACTAGCCAAAATCAACAAGGACATAAGCGTTGACGAGGGCGACATATTAACAGTTGGCAAAATAACAATTAGAGTCATTTACACGCCGGGGCATACTCGCGACAGCATATGTCTTTTAGCAGATGGCAAACTGTTCACGGGTGACACCTTGTTTGTTGGTGAATGTGGCAGAACAGATTTGCCGGGCGGAAGCTCCGAAGACATATACTACAGTCTATTCACGAAATTAATGAAGCTCGATGACGATGTTGAAGTGTATCCAGGGCATGATTATGGACCGCGTCCTCATTCCACGATTGGTGATGAGAAAAGAACAAATTACACATTAGAGAAACGAACTTTGGAAGAGTTTATAGAATTCATGGAAAGCTGA
- a CDS encoding 4Fe-4S dicluster domain-containing protein — protein MVKIHERKFVSADPDKCVGCQVCEYICSWTKEKSFNPLKSRIRVVRLNPLVNVSITCRLCEDPPCVAACPRDALTQSEETGIIMVDEDKCNGCGWCIEACDYGAIMLHPDRKVVFSCDLCKEKGEPQCVKWCPEEALDLVTADVLAQKARFTATKKLFQEALKETTK, from the coding sequence ATGGTGAAGATTCACGAAAGAAAATTCGTCTCAGCAGACCCCGACAAGTGCGTAGGCTGCCAAGTATGCGAGTACATCTGCTCATGGACAAAAGAAAAATCATTCAACCCCTTAAAGTCGCGAATACGCGTTGTGCGGCTTAATCCACTTGTGAACGTTTCAATTACTTGTAGACTTTGCGAAGACCCACCATGCGTTGCAGCATGCCCAAGAGACGCCTTAACACAGTCAGAGGAAACTGGAATAATAATGGTTGACGAGGACAAATGCAACGGATGCGGATGGTGCATAGAAGCATGCGATTACGGCGCAATAATGCTTCATCCAGACAGAAAAGTGGTCTTCTCATGCGACCTCTGCAAGGAAAAAGGTGAACCCCAATGTGTCAAATGGTGCCCAGAAGAAGCATTAGACCTAGTCACAGCGGATGTTCTAGCACAGAAAGCAAGATTCACAGCGACCAAAAAGCTCTTCCAAGAAGCACTAAAAGAAACAACAAAGTAA
- a CDS encoding aldehyde ferredoxin oxidoreductase family protein has protein sequence MLHGYAGRILHVDLTTGKTHVEPLNEEYAKKYIGGIGLGMRLWLDHSKPGVEPLSPENPLILATGPISGTVWPTGGNGHAFVSKSPQSYGVGEAKSHGSFGTELKRAGYDAVIFKGKAEKPVYVWIDDDSVQLLDASHLMGKSPADTEDAIREELGDYYIRVAAIGPAGEKLVKIACIINDKTRAAGRTGMGAVMGSKNLKAIAVRGTRDITVAKPEEFLEYVKEFHERMKGPATQKYRTLGTPENVLVHNALHCMPTRNYNNATFEGAERVSGEVLNERYVAKVIGCSSCAMRCEHICVVAEGPYKGTMTRMEYEPLWALGPYCGIDRLDAIIKGMDLCNYFGMDSISAGVIVGFAMDCYEKGILTEKDTDGIDAKFGNHEALVKLLEKMGKREGIGDILAEGVKGAAEKIGNGAEKLALHIKGVEVTGYDLRCLKTAALGFAVSFRGADHNRHGAYAFDVKGKVNRLKAEKGRGKLVKDMEDMYTLIDSFIVCKFSRGTYYKELEDMTKLYNLVTGAEMTTQEMKMAGERINNLARVFNVREGLGRKDDNLPWKVMNQPITDEGPSKGAYVTQEELDLLLDDYYEARGWTREGVPTVAKLKELGMDDLIHIVEEKM, from the coding sequence ATGTTGCACGGCTACGCTGGTAGAATTCTTCATGTAGATTTAACAACTGGGAAAACCCATGTAGAACCTTTAAACGAAGAATACGCCAAAAAATACATTGGTGGAATAGGTCTAGGAATGCGCTTATGGCTGGACCATTCAAAACCGGGAGTAGAGCCATTAAGTCCAGAAAACCCGCTGATTCTAGCGACAGGTCCAATCTCAGGCACCGTCTGGCCAACAGGCGGAAACGGACATGCCTTCGTTTCGAAGTCACCTCAAAGCTATGGCGTCGGCGAAGCCAAATCCCACGGTTCTTTCGGAACAGAACTAAAAAGAGCGGGATATGACGCGGTAATTTTCAAAGGTAAAGCAGAGAAGCCAGTCTATGTTTGGATTGACGACGACTCAGTTCAGCTTTTAGACGCTTCACATTTGATGGGTAAATCGCCGGCTGACACAGAAGACGCGATTAGAGAAGAGTTGGGAGACTATTACATTCGCGTTGCAGCCATCGGCCCAGCTGGAGAAAAACTCGTCAAAATAGCATGCATAATCAATGACAAGACAAGAGCCGCTGGAAGAACAGGAATGGGCGCCGTGATGGGTTCAAAAAACTTGAAGGCCATAGCGGTTCGAGGGACACGCGACATCACAGTGGCTAAGCCTGAAGAATTTTTGGAATACGTGAAAGAGTTCCACGAAAGAATGAAAGGGCCAGCAACGCAGAAATATAGAACTTTAGGCACGCCGGAAAACGTTCTCGTACACAACGCTTTACATTGTATGCCAACAAGAAACTACAACAACGCAACCTTCGAAGGCGCAGAAAGAGTCAGCGGCGAAGTTCTAAACGAAAGGTACGTTGCAAAAGTCATAGGATGCAGCTCATGCGCAATGCGATGCGAACACATATGTGTTGTTGCGGAAGGACCATACAAGGGTACTATGACGCGAATGGAGTATGAGCCTTTGTGGGCTTTGGGACCATACTGCGGCATTGACAGACTTGACGCTATAATAAAAGGAATGGACTTATGCAACTATTTTGGAATGGATTCTATAAGCGCTGGTGTGATTGTTGGCTTTGCAATGGACTGTTACGAAAAGGGCATTTTAACAGAGAAGGACACGGACGGGATAGACGCGAAGTTTGGCAATCACGAAGCACTGGTAAAGCTTCTGGAAAAGATGGGCAAACGCGAAGGCATAGGTGACATACTTGCGGAAGGCGTAAAAGGAGCCGCTGAAAAAATTGGCAACGGCGCCGAAAAGCTGGCACTGCACATTAAAGGAGTTGAAGTCACGGGTTACGACCTTAGATGCCTCAAAACAGCAGCGTTAGGCTTTGCTGTCTCCTTCCGCGGAGCAGACCACAACAGACACGGAGCATACGCTTTTGACGTCAAAGGAAAAGTCAACCGCTTAAAAGCCGAGAAAGGAAGAGGCAAACTAGTCAAGGACATGGAAGACATGTACACGCTCATAGACTCGTTCATCGTCTGCAAGTTCTCGCGTGGCACGTATTACAAGGAACTTGAGGATATGACTAAACTTTACAATTTGGTCACGGGCGCAGAAATGACAACACAAGAGATGAAAATGGCTGGCGAACGCATAAACAATTTGGCAAGAGTTTTCAATGTACGTGAAGGCTTAGGCAGAAAAGACGACAATTTACCATGGAAAGTTATGAATCAGCCCATTACCGATGAAGGACCGTCTAAAGGAGCATACGTGACACAAGAAGAGCTAGACTTGCTTCTGGACGATTACTACGAGGCTCGCGGATGGACAAGAGAAGGAGTGCCAACAGTAGCGAAACTGAAGGAACTTGGCATGGACGACCTAATACACATAGTTGAAGAGAAAATGTAA